In Bacteroidia bacterium, the genomic stretch TTAAGCTTCAAGCACAAGTACTTACAAGCTAAAACCTAGTATAAGATACAGAAAAACGATTTTTTCAGAGATCTCTTGCGTGAGATATCCAAAGGGCGTGCATTAGCACAGTGCACCGTACTCCGACCGAACATTAGTGCAGAGGACACTCAAAAAAATAAAATAACCTATTCTTTTTACAAATTAAAGTTTAGGCTGTATGTTCATATTGTAGAACATAAAAGCCCACTTATCTGCTTCCTCTTCAATAATTTTAGAGGTAGATTTACCTGCTCCATGTCCCGCATCGGTTTCTATACGTATAAGTACAGGATTTTCCCCTTTTTGATGCGCTTGTAATTTAGCAATGAACTTGAAAGAATGGGCAGGAACTACCCTATCATCATGGTCAGCAGTGGTTACTAAGGTAGCAGGGTAATAGGCTTCTTTTATATTGTGCAAAGGTGAATAAGCATATAAGTTTTTGAAGTCTACTTCTGTACTATCTGCACAGCCATATTCGGGTATCCAGCCCCAGCCTACGGTAAATTTGTGATAGCGCAGCATATCCATTACGCCTACAGCAGGAAAAGCTACTTTGTACAATTCAGGCCGCTGCGTCATACAAGCACCTACTAATAAACCTCCATTCGACCCGCCTGCAATAGCTAACTTTTCAGAATTGGTATATTTGAGTGCAATTAAATGCTCTGCGGCAGCAATGAAGTCATTAAACACATTTTGTTTATTGAGCCGCATACCTGCTTTGTGCCATTCTTCACCAAACTCCCCTCCACCTCGCAAGTTTGCCATAGCAAATACACCGCCATTTTCTAATAATATCATTCGGCTTGCACTAAAATTTGGTGTCAGATTTACATTAAATCCTCCATAGCCGTACAATAAGGTAGGATTGTTCCCATTAAGCACTAAACCTTTTTTATGCACTACAAAAATAGGAACTTTCGTGCCATCTTTACTTGTGGCAAAAATTTGTTTAGTTTCGTAATCATCGGGATTGAAAGAAACCTTTGGGCTAAAATGTAAAACTGATTCATTTTTTTCTATGTCATACCTGTAAATAGTGGGGGGATAAGTAAACGAAGTGAACATGTAAAATGCACTCTTGTCTTCTTTTTTGCCCTCAAAACCATCTACTGTGCCCAAAGCAGGCAATTTTACTTCTCTGATGTTTTTGCCTTCATAATCCATTTGATAAACTTTGTTATTAGCATTTTCAAGGTATTTAGCAAATATTTTACCTCCGCAAACTGTAACTTCTTCTAAAAGATGCTCCTTTTCAGGAATAATAGTTTGCCACTTTTCTTTTTGAGGATTTTTGAGGTCAATCAGAACTAGTCTGTATTTAGGTGCATCAATGTCTGTACGGACTAAAAACTTACCGTTGATATGGTCAATTACACTACTTTTGTATTTAAAACCTGTAAACAAAGCCTCAAACTTACTAAAAGGATTGGATAAATCTTTGTAATAAGTTTCAAAGCCGTCTGTTCCTGATGCAACTGTCATAATCAAATACTTTTTATCTTCCGTTACAGCTGCGGAATGATATAAGAGGGGCTTTTCGTTATTTCGGTAGATGAGTTTGTCTTTATCTTGGCTATCTCCAACTTTGTGCTCGTAAATACTATGAAATTGGTTTTGTCCTGAAAGTTCTTTTCCTTTTTCAGGTTCAGGATAACGGCTATAAAAAAAGCTCGTATTGTCTTTCCAAGCAACGTTTGAAAACTTTACCCACTTTAAGACATCGGGCAGTTTCTTTTTAGTAGCAACTTCCATGATATAAATTTCACTCCAATCTGAACCTGCGGAAGATTGCGCGTAAGCAATATACCTATTATCAGGAGAAGCACTTAATAGGCGTACAGAAGTAGTACCGTTTTTGTCTATCTCATTGGGGTCTATAAATACTTCGGGGGTACCAGAAAGCCCTTTTTGTATGTAGATGACACTTTGATTTTGTAGCCCCGTATTATGATAAAAAAAGTAGTATTCTCCGACTTTGATAGGTACAGAAAATTTTTCAAAGTTGAATATTTTTTCTAGTCTTTGTTTGATCGCGTTTCGGTACGGAATTTTTTGCAAGTAATCAAAAGTAACTTTGTTTTGGGCTTTTACCCATTCTGCTACCTTTGGACTTTTATCGTCTTCAAGCCACCGGTACTCATCTTGAACAGTTTTACCAAAGTAGGTATCTATTTGGTTTACCTTTTCTGTAACAGGATACTTTAACGCTGCTTTAGAATGAGTTTTGTTTTTACATCCTTGAAATGCTCCGAAAAGCAGCGCAGCACAAATGGTATAGTACAGCCCTATATAAGTTTTCATCTTTCTTTTGGCAAATATAGAATGATATACATCGGATTTGCAAATTTTATTTATGCTGATAAAGGTTACATATTTTTGCAATTCATACTTTTTTAGTAGATTTGCCACATGGAATGGGTATACCAAGAAGTACATGGAACGACTGCACAAAAGATTCAAAGTCTTTCTGAGCAGCTCAATAATGCACCTTATCCATTATGCGAGGTTTTAGTCAAAAGAGGCATAGATACCTATGAAAAAGCCAAGTATTTTTTCAAGCCAGAGTTAAGTGATTTGCATGATCCTTTTTTAATGAAAGACATGGATAAAGCTGTGCAAAGAGTACAACAAGCTATTGAAAGAAAGGAAAAAATATTGATTTACGGCGATTACGATGTAGATGGCACTACTGCCGTAAGTCTTTTTTATTGGTTTTTTGAGCCTTTTTACAAAGATTACATCGATTTTTATATCCCTGACCGAAATAAAGAAGGATACGGCATTTCATGGCAAGGTATTGATTATGCAGAAGCAAATAATTTTAGTTTAGTTATTGCTCTGGATTGTGGC encodes the following:
- a CDS encoding prolyl oligopeptidase family serine peptidase, with the protein product MKTYIGLYYTICAALLFGAFQGCKNKTHSKAALKYPVTEKVNQIDTYFGKTVQDEYRWLEDDKSPKVAEWVKAQNKVTFDYLQKIPYRNAIKQRLEKIFNFEKFSVPIKVGEYYFFYHNTGLQNQSVIYIQKGLSGTPEVFIDPNEIDKNGTTSVRLLSASPDNRYIAYAQSSAGSDWSEIYIMEVATKKKLPDVLKWVKFSNVAWKDNTSFFYSRYPEPEKGKELSGQNQFHSIYEHKVGDSQDKDKLIYRNNEKPLLYHSAAVTEDKKYLIMTVASGTDGFETYYKDLSNPFSKFEALFTGFKYKSSVIDHINGKFLVRTDIDAPKYRLVLIDLKNPQKEKWQTIIPEKEHLLEEVTVCGGKIFAKYLENANNKVYQMDYEGKNIREVKLPALGTVDGFEGKKEDKSAFYMFTSFTYPPTIYRYDIEKNESVLHFSPKVSFNPDDYETKQIFATSKDGTKVPIFVVHKKGLVLNGNNPTLLYGYGGFNVNLTPNFSASRMILLENGGVFAMANLRGGGEFGEEWHKAGMRLNKQNVFNDFIAAAEHLIALKYTNSEKLAIAGGSNGGLLVGACMTQRPELYKVAFPAVGVMDMLRYHKFTVGWGWIPEYGCADSTEVDFKNLYAYSPLHNIKEAYYPATLVTTADHDDRVVPAHSFKFIAKLQAHQKGENPVLIRIETDAGHGAGKSTSKIIEEEADKWAFMFYNMNIQPKL